Sequence from the Burkholderia stabilis genome:
CACCCTGCAGGTCGAGCGTGTTGAACGGCGTGCCGAGCCCCGCGAGCAGCGACGCGGGCACGGCCATCGCGCCGGCCGACAGCACCGCGCCGCGCCACGTCGCATCGAGCGTGACGGCGTCGGGCATCGCCTCGGTCTGCCGCATGCGCATCTGCACGCGCCCGGTCAGCAGCGGCCAGAAGCGCGTGGTCCATTCGACCCGGCCCGGCAGCAGCGTCGCCGCGCTCTGGTCGGCGCCCGGCGCGAGCATCAGCGTGCCCGAGCCGTGCCACAGCGACCCTTCCGGATCGACGAGATTCACGTGAGCGCCGGTCGCCCGCGCGAACTGCGGCGCGATCCACGCAGCCGGCGCGAGCGCGACGAGCGTCACCGCCGTCGCCAGCCCCCCGCCAGTACCCACGGCAATACGGCGGCGAGCCGCTTCGTCCACGGCCTCATCGGCCGACCGCCACTTGCGTCATCCACTGCGTCATTTATTTCTGTACGGAAGGTTGCATCACGGCCGTCAGGTCGACCTGACCGTCTTCCTTCAGCGCGGTTGCATGCGCCTCGCCGACCTGCACCTTGAACTGCTTGCGGGCATCGTCGAGCCACTGCGTCCACGCCGGGAACGACGCGTTCTTCATCTGGACCTGCACGCCGTTGCCAACGATCTGCACCTGCGCGCCCTGCAGCCCGTGATCGGACAGCGACGCGGTCAGCGCGTCCTTCAGTGCGAGCCCGGTCGGCGCGACGCCTTGCGCGGCAGCCGTCAGCGACTTCGCCTCGTTCGCCTGCGCGGTCATCTGCGCGAGCTCGCGGCGCATCGTCGGCAGCTCGCGCTGGATTCGCGCGCGGCCTTCCTGCGCAGGCGACCACAGCACCGAATACGCGATCACGACCGCCAGCAAGGCGCCGCCCCAGCCGAGCAATGTCTTCTCGCGCTGTGAGCGCTCACCCCAGAACTGGGCCAGCGTCTGATTCAGTTGTTCCGTTTTCATGAGCGGCTCCGGATCGTCCATTTGCCCGTGTTGCTGTCGACTTCGCCGGACAGTCCGTTACGCGCGAGGCGCTGCGAGAAATCGGGATCGACCTTGACCTCCGGCTTGAAGCCGACGTCGAGCCGCCGGTCGTGATAGTCGAGCGACGCGATACCGTTCAGCGGCAGCGCGCCCATCGAGCGCGTCAGCCCGCTCGACAGCGCGAGGAAATCGTTCGGCGACAGCTCGCCGGCCGCCAGGCGCAACTGGTCGAGCTGGCGCTGCATCTGCGCGGGCGGATCGAGCACCGTCGTCGTCTTCGGGAACGCGGACAACAGCGTCTCGGTGATCTGCGCGGACAGCGCATCGCGCTCGCGCGACAGCTTCCACCAATGCAGGTTCATCCCGATCACCGCGACGCCGAGCGTCGCCGCGACGAGTGCGAGCGGCACGCGCAGGCGCTTCACCGTCGCGCGGTCGAAGCGCCATGGCTGCGACTCGAATTCGAACTGGCACAGATCGAAAGGCTCGGTGAGCGCGCGCCGTGCGAACGCGTCGAACGACAGCGGCACGGCGCCCGGCAGCAGCGGGCCGTCGGTGCGGCCCACCGACGCGAGCCGCGGCTCCGCACCCGGTTCGCCGAGCTCGTACAGTTCGACGGCGCCGCCGCCCGCGAGCGCGGCAAGCGTGCCGGCCGCGCGCGACGCGGGCGCCGCGAAGCCTTCGCCGAGCGCGCCGCGCGCGACGGCGAGTTCGAGGCGCGGGGCACCGGCCGCGGCCGGCAGCGCACCCGCCTCGACGAGCACCGGTTCAACCGACGCCGCGAGCCCCAGCACCGCGGCGACCGCAGGCGGGTGAGCGGGCGGCTCGACGGCCTCCATGATGGCAGCGTCACCATCGGCCGGTGCGGTCGACACCGTTTCGGCCGGCGCGCGCGGCGCCGGCAGGCAGCGTGTCGCGGGCACGGCGCTCAGGTGCCGGTGGCCGGCCGCTGCGAACGCTTCGCAGATCGTGCGAAACCACGCGCGGTCGACGATGGCCAGCACGCGGCGCCCGTCGGGCAGCGCCGCCGGATCGAGCGCGATATGGCAGCCGAGCGGATCCTGGATCAGCTGATCCTCGACGATGTTGGGCAGCGCCTGGCGCAGCTTCGGACCCTTGAGCGGCGGCACGGCCGCGGCCAGCAGCAGCACGTCGCGCGCGGCGACGATCAGTACCGTCGCGTTCGCGCGCGGCAGCAGCGCGAGCGCGGCACGGCCCGCGCGCTGCACGTGGCCGGCCTTGTCGACGAGCGTGAACGGCAGCTCGGGCCACTGCCATTCCTGCAACGGCACGGCAGGCTCGCGCGGCGGCAAAGAAACAATCAACGTGCTCACAAGAGCTCCTCTCCCGATTGGCGTCGTTATAGCTGGTCGCGGATACGCACGACCCGTGTCGAGTGCGTGGTCGGATCACGATACACGAGCGACGTGCGGTCTACCTCCGCGCGGTCGTGCTGGATCCGGCCATGCACGATGAAATAACTCGAATTGACGTCGACGAGGCTCGAGTCGATCGCCACGTTCGGCGGCGCACCGGCGCCGCGCAGCGCGAGCTGCACGTCGCCGACGTTGCGGAAAAACACGGTCTCGCGGCGCGATACCAGCGCCTGCGCGGACGACACGCTCATCCCCGGCACGAGCGCCGCGATCACCTCGGCCGGCGCGGTGTTCATGTTCACCGGCGTCGTGGTCGGCAGCACGGTGACGAAC
This genomic interval carries:
- the gspM gene encoding type II secretion system protein GspM produces the protein MKTEQLNQTLAQFWGERSQREKTLLGWGGALLAVVIAYSVLWSPAQEGRARIQRELPTMRRELAQMTAQANEAKSLTAAAQGVAPTGLALKDALTASLSDHGLQGAQVQIVGNGVQVQMKNASFPAWTQWLDDARKQFKVQVGEAHATALKEDGQVDLTAVMQPSVQK
- the gspL gene encoding type II secretion system protein GspL — translated: MSTLIVSLPPREPAVPLQEWQWPELPFTLVDKAGHVQRAGRAALALLPRANATVLIVAARDVLLLAAAVPPLKGPKLRQALPNIVEDQLIQDPLGCHIALDPAALPDGRRVLAIVDRAWFRTICEAFAAAGHRHLSAVPATRCLPAPRAPAETVSTAPADGDAAIMEAVEPPAHPPAVAAVLGLAASVEPVLVEAGALPAAAGAPRLELAVARGALGEGFAAPASRAAGTLAALAGGGAVELYELGEPGAEPRLASVGRTDGPLLPGAVPLSFDAFARRALTEPFDLCQFEFESQPWRFDRATVKRLRVPLALVAATLGVAVIGMNLHWWKLSRERDALSAQITETLLSAFPKTTTVLDPPAQMQRQLDQLRLAAGELSPNDFLALSSGLTRSMGALPLNGIASLDYHDRRLDVGFKPEVKVDPDFSQRLARNGLSGEVDSNTGKWTIRSRS